TCGctgcatagagggaagaagtagaaggtgcacgagcactctgaatagtgttgataaccgcttcaggcaaacctttgccctgcaggatcaacctctcaggtgCCAATCCATCAGCCGGCCCGATACATCAGGCGGGTGGTGCAATGTcctgtgggcctgtgaaagcgcatctgatctgaacggtaccggccaAGGCGCCGTCCGTGAGAGTGCCGctagctctggaaaccacagatcTGAGCGGTTCTCCGGAGCCACTATAATGAGGGACAAtccctgtctgacccgttccagaagaggaaggatcagctggagcgggggaaacacatacaagagagcccgcggccaagttgtgtgtgccaacgcattcTCCCctaacgggggaagatcccgagggttgagagagaaccagaacctgcagtgtgtgttctccctggacgcaaacaggtccacctgagccttcccgaacctctgccagatcagtctgacaatgtcgggatgtaaccgccactcgtctcggcggggaccgccgcgagacatgaggtccgccccgaaGTTCTGAGCACCTgagatatgcagggctctcagactgaggagatactgatgagcccaaagccagagctcgaccacctttcggtggagagcagaggagcgcactcccccctgtctgtttatGTACGCTGCCGCCGACacactgtctgtcctgatcagaacgtggcggtgAAAGaaaagcactttcctcacagcggcgAGTTCCAACAAATGTATGTGTGCTGTAGCGGGCGTAAGCCACTCgcctccgaccgagtgagagagacacgttcctccccaacccgtcaacgaggcgtccgtgaagaccactacgtaggacgtcaCTGAGAagggcgtttttttttttcccaatatCCCAGGTCTGGTGAGACAGAACGTGgtacgaggagcaccctgagcttgtgtcgcatgGGGTCCAACCATAATCTGGCGAGCAAACCACTGCTGGAGTCTTCGCATAAAGAGCAGGGtggctgccatcagccctaacaggcgcatggtggacagtgcggtcacatTTCTGTGAACGCGAAAGCGGGAGAGTgccaacaggatggcgtctcgtcgaggaggcgagagcatcgctgtcatggttgctgagtctaggcaaagccccaagtacgTAGACTATCTGTCTCCTCACCTTCCACAGACTgtgggagggaggtagaggggataatgtggggaacTAGGAGACTGGTACAAGCGTCCGTATCTACGGGCTCGCGTAACGAGTCTCCAGTCCGCCCACGAAGCTCAAAGGGACGCCGCTTAtttgaagcaggtgaaccagaggctaTCGGCATCGGGGTTGGAGGCGGCCCCCTGGAGCGTTGGGACCGGGCTTGACCCCGCTTCCTTCCGGCCTGCTGCTGGGAGGAGCCCGGGAGAATTGCCCCGAActgggaacgattctcacggacagacTGCTGGTGCACGAGCACCTCCGAGAACCGGGGCCCAAATAGTCCATCCGGAGCTAATgggccctggacgaggctggccctctctcgttccggcaccgcagtgtgagAGAGCCATATGGCCCTCTGGATCATGGTCGTCCAGGCCATACTGCTTGGACGCCATCCGCATAGCTGAAGGATGGCACTGgagaagcgggaaaccgccagccatcttgcggcttcctccgggccgtaagcCTCCCTGCCAGCCAAGACCAGGGCAGAGGTGAGCAGGGCGaggttgttgaccgccgccgcagatTTTGAGGCACAGACGAACACTCTGTCCGTCAGGCCGataatctgcttctggaggcggtcggggggcagcggcttctcGTTAGGATGCCATCAGAGAAGGCCTTCACGGGGGCCTTCAGGGTAGAAGGGTCTCCACCTGCAGCGGTGAGGAAATGCTGAACCGGTGGGAACAGGGGGCACTGGGTAGCCCGCCGGGAGGAAGACAGgttgcgaaagcactcgccctgcatgtcatccgacgtgagggcgagaggcggggctgGCATAGGGATGCCCTTGATGGCCACCGCCTCGCCCATGATTTCGCCGGCGTGGACGACCATGGCGGTGGAAGCCCTGGAGAGGGAGAACCCGGACGCAGGGTCCGCAAAGACGTTGTTCAAGGAGGCAACGTCGTCCACCTCGATGTGGTCGTCGTCGTCTTCGACGTCCGGTACTCCAGCCTTAAAAATGTCGATGGCCTCGGAGAGGTCCACCGACGACGAGAAGAATAGGTGCCTCGAGGGgagcccctcttcaggcagcatGCGGCAGGCGGCACAAGAGGCGGGGGTAACTATGGCAACCGCGGCGTGTTCAGCGCCGAGGCATCTGAAAATACGCCAGGAGCCCGTCACCCGGCGCAAGGGAAGCGGGACAGGAAGCACAATGAGGCCCTGAGAAGGGCTCAGCTCTTAGGGAAGCGCTCCtcagtggccctgaaaagggccgttggtGTGTCGCCTCGCCCACGCCGCTGCAACAGGGTTCGAGAAGTTTAGAAGTCATGTTGATCAGTacaatgctgaaagaaaagggaggatgagcggcagtatgcgccgccttatatacacggtgccgtgggaaatgtgggcggtgcccttgttgattggtgcatagttaaAATATTCAGTGTGCGCGAGGACGCGCACCGGACAAGCCCATAGGGCGaggcctagacggcgtagcctacatgaaatagaacacaagccgtaactgagctgcgccGAACCGCACCTATACTACTATAACAGTGCATGAGCTTGTCCCCAAGATGAGATAAGAGGTGTCTGGACTGAACTCGCAGCAATGTGTGAGAAGATTGGCTTACGAGGGAAGTTTCTTAAATAAGAAAAAGGTATTAGTTTTACAGAACAGACTTATTATGTGATGGGTTATCACATTTTACAAtcttagagggagagagatagtatgagaggagagagagagagagagagagagagagagagagagagagagagagagagagagagagagagagagagagagagagagagagagagcgagacgtaTGGAAGAGAACTATGTTCTCTTCGCCTTCTGTAAGAGGAgacaaaatatgaataaaacagCACTTATTCACAGCATAGCCCAACATATGTGAGCAGTTCTGCTAAAGACATCATGGCACCAAGACATCAacgaggggaggaaggagggagaggaaggaagggggagACGTGACTACCACCTGGGCTCTTCAGGGAGTCGGAGGGGAGTGGAGATccaccagagagagggaggaagggaggaagggagggtacGGGAGACTGAGAAAATAAGGGTGGGGGTGGCAAGTCTGCAGAGTCCCCCTGGTGAAGGGAAAGACCATCATTGTCCTGTTACTGACCGCCACGCTACTCTCACCCCTTCACTCTCACCCCTTCACTCTCACCCCTTCACTCTCACCccttcactctccccctcctcaccccttcactctccccctcctcaccccttcactcTTCCCCTACTCTCACCCCTTCACTCTCCAACTACTCTCACCccttcactctccccctcctctcacccctcctctcacctccaggCACGTTGGGCTCCAACCAGAGCTCCTTCCACATGGAGATGTCGCAGATCGGCTTTTCAACGCACATCCTGGATGTGAGTTTGTTAAGTACAACATCAGGTGTCTCCACCAGGGCTGGCAGGGCAGCATGATCCAAAGGGATAGGACCCCAATACAGACCAGAACTCTGGGGAACGGAAAAAAAATACTTCCATAAAAACTCTAAATCTCATTTCCATGAACTGGCATAGGAAATACTAACAACTTGGGAACTACAAAAGGGACATGACACGTATAACGAACCGACAAGGGAACATAGCTAGTGAACTGGTCaataggggagagagggatgagggaaTGAGGGGCAGGTGGGAAGATTGACAAGGACGCTCAGGTGAGGGGAATGAACTGCAGATGGGAGTGGCGGGATCTGTGAAGTGAGGGTTTAAGAACAGTTTAAGGTGGTGGACAGCTAGAGAAGGGAAACTAAACAGAGAGTCAGACTCTGACTATCAGGTAGTAATTTGAATAGTCTGCTCTGGTGACCAGTCTGACATCAAAGCCTGTCTCTcctgtcccccgtccccccctgcTGTTTTCAGGATGGGATCCTGTTTGGCATGGTGGGCGCCTACGACTGGGACGGAGGAGTGCTGAAGGAGGGGGTGAACGGGCGCATCATGCCCCCCAGGGAGGCCTTCGAGTCCGAGTTCCCCCTGGAACTCAAGAACCACGCTGCTTATCTAGGTGCCTGAGGTTCTGGCACTCTGACTAGTGCGCTACTGATTATGCATTATATGTCGGATTGACTGACTCAGACTTGTGTAAGATACATGTAAAGTATTTTGGGCTTTGTCCTGTACCTCACAGAGGTTTGAAAACACgaacaaaatataaatgtatgtatgtctttTTGCGTGTGCATATatctttgtgtgcatgcatgtatgcatgtgtgtgtgtgtgtttgtgtatttatgtatgtgtgtatgtgtatgtgtgtgtgtgtgtgtgtgtgtgtgtttatgtatgtgtgtgtgtgtgtgtgtgtgtgtgtgtgtgtgtgtgtgtgtgtgtgtgtgtgtgtgtttgtgtttatgtgtgtgtgtgtgtgtgtgtgtgtgtgtgtgtgtgtgtgtgtgtgtgtgtgtgtgtgtgtgtgtgtgtgtgtgtgtgtgtgtgtgtgtctataggctACACCGTGTCCTCTGTGATTGTGGGGGACTGGAGGCGGCTGTACGTGGCCGGGGCCCCACGGTTCAAACACAAGGGTAAAGTGATCCTGTTTGAGCTGAGCGACGACGGGGACGTGGACATCGTTCAGGCTCTGAACGGAGAACAGGTAGCGCCTGTTCTCCTGCTGCCCGTTTGTTTTATGTATTGGTTGACATTGAACTTGGTTTGGTTTATAACAAACAGAGCAAGTCTGCCCCCTATTGGTGAAGAAGTGCAGTAACGCGTCTCCCTCGCTGTGGTCCCTGTGTGTCCAGATTGGATCGTACTACGGCAGTGAGGTGTGTGGGCTGGATATTGACCAGGATGGCATCACGGATGTGCTGCTGGTTGCAGCTCCCATGTTCCTGGGCTCCGGGAATAAAGAGGCTGGCAGAGTTTACATCTACACGTTTAATGGGGTAAGGAGGAGAACCGCCCAGGGGCAGAAGTGATTATTGTATGGAGCGGAAATTTCCATTaccatgaaaacaaaacaatagaaAATGGGTAATATATGGCAAACAAATAGCATCGATTATGTCCAATTTTCTTTATCTCAGATTCTCAGATTCTCAACTACACGGTTGAGGTCAAAATTCATGTTTTAAAACATAATTTATCCTAATAACTGGCGTCCtgtcttcctgctcctcctgctcctctgtcttactgtcctcctgctcctcctcctcctactcctcttgtcctcctgtcctcctgttcctcctccttctcttgctcctcctgcctcctgctcctccccctgctcctcctcctcttcctcctgtcctcctgctcctcctcctctcctcctgtcctgcGTCTGATGTCTTCCtactcctcctgtcctcctcctcctcttcctcctgtcctccttttcctcctcctgctcctcctcctgtcctcctgcttctcctgtcctcctcttcctcctcctcctgctcctcttcccgctcctccacctcctcctcctgctcttcctgctcatcctcctcctcctgtcctcctgcttctcctgtcctcctcttcctcctcctcctgctcctcttcccgctcctccacctcctcctcctgctcttcctgctcctcctcctcctcctgtcctttctgctcctcctctcttcctctctcccaggAGGGGGTGTTTGTGCTGAATGGGACCCTGAAGGCGGTGGTCAGGACCCAGGACGCCCGGTTCGGTTACGCCATGGCCGCCGCACCCGACCTCAACCACGACGGCTTCAGCGACCTGCTGGTGGGTGCGCCGCTGGAGGACGACCACCGGGGGGCGGTGTACCTCTACCACGGAGACAACATCTACATCTCCCACGACTACAAACAGGTATGATCTGCTCAGCTCAGGCCCACACGACCGATCCGGACATCTAGACACTAAACACCTCTGCCACTCTGGTCTCTGTCTGCTGCAGCGCATCGCAGCCGTAGACATCTCCCCGTCACTGCGGTATTTTGGCCGCGGTGTGAGCGCCCGTCTGGACATGGATGGAGACGAGCTGATAGACCTGGCCGTGGGGGCCCAGGGCAGCGCTGTCCTGCTCAGGTGGGTCAGCGGAGTGGGACAgggctggaggggaggggggagggatggtaGACCATAGAGAGTCCCCGAAAGTGGCTGGACCTCTCTAGCTGCTAGGGAAGCTTTAGTGAGAGATGGTTTAGTTGGAGTTTATTGCAGAAAGGTAAATCAATAATATATGATTGTGCTAATTTCTTTATTGGAGTGACAATATTGTGGAAGTTTACTGAATGCTGTAACTTAAAATCTTCCAGGAACGATCATCATTTGGCTCCCAATAGTCTCTAGTCTCATgctttattcccccccccccccccccccccgccccccccagctcccGTAGCATCGTCCAGGTCAACGTGAGCCTGGACTTCCAGCCCCACTCCATCAACGTGATCCAGAAGACCTGCCAGAGGGGCAGCCGTGACTCGGCCTGCCTCAACGCCACCGCCTGCTTCCTGGCTGTGTCCCGGTCTCCAGGAACCCAGGCCAACAGCTTCGGTACCTCCATACCTAGTGAACAATAACGTCGCTACCTCCATACCTAGTGAACAGTAACGTCGCTACCTCCATACCCAGTGAACAGTAGCTTCAGGACCTCCATACCTAGTGAACAGTAACGTCGCTACCTCCATACCCAGTGAACAGTAGCTTCAGGACCTCCATACCTAGTGAACAGTAACGTCGCTACCTCCATACCCAGTGAACAGTAGCTTCAGGCCCTCTATAGTGAACAATAACGTCACTACCTCCATACAGTGAACAGTAACGTCGCTACCTCCATACCCAGTGAACAGTAGCTTCAGGACCTCCATACCTGGTGAACAATAACGTCGCTACATCCATACCTAGTGAACAGTAACGTCGCTACCTCCATACCTTGTGAATAGTAGCTTCACTACCTccatacctatatatatataccttatATTGTATAGATTTCTTCATATCTTTTTCCTATCTCATAATGTTTCTTGTATCTCAGCCCCAATTTACCATTCCTTGTATGTGAAAgctttcttaaaggtcccatggcatgctactttatggatgctttaatatagatattagtgggcacCTAACACATTATtcgaagacgttcccgaaattccgCCTTGGTgaagaattacagccactacgagccagtcgaatattgagctttccccaaacgcgccgtttcggtgtatGTAGCTTtcatgcaaatgaggaggagagaggcgggtcaaggaggagggtgggggtgtggccctgggcagcttgcagccacggtaccatgcactccgtttacagtggatgtatcgcaatgccgaggcgcacacagcctttgacCGTGtgctgtaaatattctagaacactagAATAtttggagctctatatctaaataatatcatattatacatagatatctatatcctataatatatattatcacttGTGTGCGCCtcaagacgatattatgaatctcaaacgatcGTTTTaaaccgaacgcaagttttagccactgggggacgataggcaggctaggggaactcatattacgGTAAtattagaaaacctcataaagtgagattttcatgccatgggacctttaaaagccTTTCTGATTGAACTGGTTCTTTTTATTCTGACGCTCCGGGCTGTGTGTGCTCTGACTCAGCCTTGTGGATCACGGCCATGCTGGACGACAGGAAGCTGTCGGCCCGGGCGCTGTTTGATGACAACTCCCAGCGACAGACGCAGATGGTGGTTGGGGTTCAGACGGGACATATGCTCTGCTACAGCCTTCCCTTCCACGTCTATGTGAGTGCTTTCACAGCGACAGCTTCAAGGGGCTGGGGAAGAGAGGATTGAGGACTAACCCTAAGGGAAAAATATCAAAATAGTGGGCTGAAAGTCAGAGATAGAAGGAAGCCTGTGTGGGGACACGTGAGAGGGAATACAACCTGATACATAAGTGAATAATCCTACAACCCAATACCCCATGCCAGGCGCTTGCCATctatatgggcaggtggggcagtgAACTacttgcaaaagcatgctcccaaaaaaattgTTCCTCAGCTAATCATTGAGCCAActctatttttaataatgtgattttcCAATTAACTATCtttagtttctgtaggctttccgactatttttggtctgttaACATCAAATTttggatgatggtggtgattgtAGTTGAGTTTAACATGTCATGCAGTGTTGGGGCAGGGCAGCTCAGCGACTGCGTTCCTCCGTATGTTaatcgcataaccctgcaggctgcaataagaattgcaatctgCGCTGAAAGGCGCctatatggtcgtaaagtagtctgccccatggtcatataTTCTATAACTGTTGTTATTTTAACTCAAATTATTCCGCCAGCGTCTTTCGTCGTTCCTATATCAGATGCAGATATGGCGAGTGGTGTTGCACCTGTGATTAACAGTGTTGAGtttctgttaaaaaaacaaacatttgagaGGTTCAAATTGGAAGAGAAGTAAAGCCATCAAACAACTTGGCCCAGACGGACATAAACATTATCCAACAAACGAAGGAAAGGGGGAAATTTTACAACAGAACAGAACTTTCTCCCGAGCATGGTATGAAAAGCAAAAAATGGCTATGTGGTTGCTCAAAGAGAAACACTGGTTTTAGTGTGCACAGGATGAGGGGAATTATGGACCACGGGTGTGAGTGATGTGAAGCATATATACAAtattacatatgtatatattatgtacatattaaaaaaacatataaattgTGGTtgtggtcatacgccagtagtttctgccTAACTGAAATTTAGAGTCACCGCACGCTACTGGCCCAGACATTCACATCTGTGAATGACCGTGTCTCTGTTGACAGGACACCGCTGACTATATCCGTCCAATCAGCTTCTCGCTGCGTTACAAAATCAACAACACGGAGAGCGGCCCGGTGCTGGACGAGGCCTGGCCCACCACCGTCAAGAAGTTTGTGAGTGGACCCTTCTCATCCGAGGATCAGGATGTCATCCTCACTATGGACGCTATGTTCAGTTCAAACCAGTAAGTGTATTAttgtctccctcactctctcacatctCTCCAGATCCCTTTCTTTAAGGATTGTGGTGAGGATGACGTGTGCACCACAGACCTGGTCTTGAACGCACACATGGATATCTCTgggaccaggtacacacacacacacacacgcgcgcacacacgcaataacgcacgcacgcacccacacacacatacaccttccGGCAGCCCCTGACCAGGTGGTGCCATCAGGCTGTACTTACtggttgtttttggcaggcacaAGCCCTATGTGATCCGGAGCCCCCGCAGACGGCTGGCCGTGGAGGTTCAGCTCCACAACAAGCTGGAGAATGCGTACAACTCCAGCCTGGTGCTGCACTACTCACGCAACCTGCACTTCTCCAGCCTTAGCATCAGGGTACGCTAGTTAGCATtagctgccacacacacattcattcaagcgcgcacacacattcacagacacacaagcacacaagcaaaCCTACTAATGCACAGATGATGGAACACCAAACTCAAATGCATGTagtcacacacttacacacaaccacacacacaaacacacaaatacactaaaACATCAAGCCAAACTCATCCACCTTTGCTTAAATATGTTCGAATCTTGTTCATAGTGCAACACCACGTTCGTAGCATGGTGTTGCACTTATAGTACAACAACATTAATTTGCAGCAATGCTCATTATAAtgttcatacacaaacacagtatcACGAAGTTGCCCTCTGTCGTatccatggggataacacgcccACTTCTTCCCAGAACTCTTAGcccaaaacacatttattttatatctCAATGTTTAAATTCGATGAAACAAGGGGTTTGCTTACACGTTAACTACTACAAGGATGACACTACACAGCACATACCAGCACAGTATTTAGTAATCAATCTGTGAAAAGATATTAGTATTGACATCAACATTAGCAGACTACTCATCTCTCTGCTCCTTGCGGTCGCAGGACGACACTCAGTTTAAGATTGAGTGCACAGCGCTGGGGTCCAACAGTCACTCCTGTAACGTCAGCTACCCTGTGTTCCGGTCCCAGTCCAAGGTAGGTGGAGGCTTATAACACAAACAGTTAAGTCATGAGGCTACACAAACAGTTAAGTCATGAGGCTACACTCAACTTGCCCATTtaccctcgtctctctctccacctccaggtAGACTTCATGCTGGAGTTCGAGTTCAGCTGTACGTCGCTACACAGCCGGGTCCAGATGAAGCTCAATGCGGCCAGGTAGCTTCCATCACGCTACCTTACACCTTATATGTACAGACGCTCTGCCGTGACATGTGTGCTGACCTCTGGCCCCGCGTGTGGTTCTCTGCTTGCAGCGACAGTGTTGAGCGAGAGGACACTCTGGCGGACAACAGCGTCCAGCTGCAGAGCTTTGTCCAGTACGAGCCAGACCTGTTCGTCAGCAGGTGTGTTGCTCAAACATACACTATCGGGATCCATTTGATACACCGAGGGCATTTCAACCCTTACTAGCtttctttataataataataataataaattttatttatactgcactttatattcaagaatctcaaagtgcttaacTTTTGCTTGTTGCTTTCTGTTGCAGTGACTCCAAGCTGAACCGCTACGAGGTCCACCCCTCCAGGACGATGTCCGAGGCCGTAGGGCCTGAGTTCTACACCAACTTCAAGGTAAAGGCTGGGCCCTTGGCATCATTCAATTCATCGATACACACGTAAACCACATGCTCATTAGATGTGCCTTCAATCACATTTCTTATTAATTCCTTATGAAATATAGTCCCTAAATAGGGCTTGGGACCACAATATAAATttagtgagggtgtgtgtgaatgtctgtgtgtgtgtgtgtgtgtgcccgtgcatttacgtgtgtgggtgcgtgtgcgtttgcacgtgtgcgtgtgtgtagctgCAGAACCTGGGCTGCTACGCGGTGAACAACATGGAGCTGCGGCTGAACCTGCCTGCGGTGGCCGCGGGGGACAGAGTGTTTATGAACGTCACTGAGGTCTTCTTCCACAACGTGAGTAGTTCtctgtatgtgtctatgtgtgggaCAGAGAGAAATAGATACGACTCGAAAACAGTTTGAGAGGGGTACTCCCTCTTTTCTGTGTGGGTAAGAGACAGTGAAAGCgatccagagggagagagaactcTGTTCTCTGTGAGTGACGTTTGTGCAGATCTATCGTGACGGTCCCTCACTACCCCTCCTGCAGGCTACTGGGGTGAACTGCAGTGTAGTGAGCGATCTGGCCCGGCTGAagggcaggcagagagacgtACGGCCTCTCCACCCTGAAGACATGCTGCAGAATGACATTCTGGTGAGCAGCAGCCTTTGGTTTCACAGACAACAGCATGTGCCTTTAGTACTAGACTGTAAGTGATGGCCCGTTTCTGTGTGCAGAACTGCAGCAGGTCCTGGTGCGTAGAGGTGGTGTGTGACGTGCGGCAGCTCCTGAAAGGACAAGAAGTCCTTATTCGCGTCAGTCGCAGGGTTCAAGACGAATTCTTCAGAAAAGTgagacatacacactcacacagacactgttGTTGTCTTGTTAAGAGAGCCACAACAGGTATCAGCACAAAGGTAACTTGCATTTGTCAGCAGACACCCCCAGCTCTAGTGACATCGGTCTCTGTTTCCCTCACTAGGCCAAGTACAAGTCAGTAAAGGTAGTCGGCACTTATCGCCTGGCAGCCCAGGAGAGTCACCTCATCACCCTGGGGGCAGGCGCTGTCTGGAGAGAGGTAAGGAGCGAACGCAAAGGGTGGTGTGTTTCTCCCTCACAGCTAGCCATCAATACACAGGGTAAACCTGACCACTCATACACCAGGCCTTGGAGCCAAAGAGGATTGTTTCATTCTCCCATCAGTGGCACAAAATGATTTCTCCCATTCAAATAATAATTTGATTAGAAAAGAAAGCGTTGTTTTTCAACAGCGATATACAATTTAGGACAATCATAGGTTTATGTCATAACACTAATTATGGGTCTGTTACTAATTTATAACAGGCATGGGTACTAGGCTTATCTTCAATAGTTTAGTCTGCTGCCTATGCCCTGGTACATTAAAGAAGTAGATCCATAAGTAGATGGATCCTACGATGCCTCTGGGAGAAGGGTCTATCTGTCTTTTCACAGGGCTCGTATTCAGATTAAACTTGCAACAATTTGCAACCAGTGAAGTTATAGAAATCAAGTGCAATAATAAATGACAAACATTGGATTCTCTGAAGGATTGTTTTCCCTTTTATTTCACATGTAGTTAGTGTACCTTTTTAAATAACGAAACGCATGATAGAAAGAGAAAAGTATTAAAATAGGTATATTTGtctccatcctcctctttcCACCATCAAGACGGTCTTGGAGGTGCTCAAGGGGCGCGCCATTCCCATCTCACTCTGGATTCTGATTGGTAGCATTATTGGAGGCTTGCTCTTATTGGCGCTAATCATCTTTGTATTATGGAAGGTACGTTTAAATGGCTTTTACCCAATCCGTTTTAAATGGTTCTACATAACTTGTCGATTCTGCGTCCTACTCATCCTATAAGATATATATAAGATATTATAGGATGAGTAGCACTGCAGAAGCAGTGGCTCCTTTCATTGATTGCTGTGATCATTAATGCCCCGGTGTCTCTCGTGATGAAGCTGGGCTTCTTCACACGGAAACAGCCCGAGGAAGAGGAGACCCAGGAGGA
The Gadus macrocephalus chromosome 6, ASM3116895v1 DNA segment above includes these coding regions:
- the itga10 gene encoding integrin alpha-10 isoform X1, producing MEGGNLLYFLKFILLYQGLCHCFNIDVKNPHIFTGPEDALFGFSVLQHEDNGEKSMLVGAPWDGPSNNRRGDVYKCVVGEERTSNCSKMNLGETALQNVSRNLKNSHLGMTLTPDRPDGFLACAPLWSQECGTSVFSTGICASVSDDLKPRETIAPTAQRCSTYMDIVIVLDGSNSIYPWYEVQNFLSNILSKFHISPEQMQVGILQYGEVALHEWSLKDYQTTQEVVEAAKNISRQEGRETRTAYAIHMGCTEAFSAERGARDGATKVMIVVTDGESHDGEELPEALEECEKRNITRYAIAVLGHYIRRQQDPGTFIDEIKYIASDPDDKYFFNVTDEAALNDIVDALGDRIFTLEGTLGSNQSSFHMEMSQIGFSTHILDDGILFGMVGAYDWDGGVLKEGVNGRIMPPREAFESEFPLELKNHAAYLGYTVSSVIVGDWRRLYVAGAPRFKHKGKVILFELSDDGDVDIVQALNGEQIGSYYGSEVCGLDIDQDGITDVLLVAAPMFLGSGNKEAGRVYIYTFNGEGVFVLNGTLKAVVRTQDARFGYAMAAAPDLNHDGFSDLLVGAPLEDDHRGAVYLYHGDNIYISHDYKQRIAAVDISPSLRYFGRGVSARLDMDGDELIDLAVGAQGSAVLLSSRSIVQVNVSLDFQPHSINVIQKTCQRGSRDSACLNATACFLAVSRSPGTQANSFALWITAMLDDRKLSARALFDDNSQRQTQMVVGVQTGHMLCYSLPFHVYDTADYIRPISFSLRYKINNTESGPVLDEAWPTTVKKFIPFFKDCGEDDVCTTDLVLNAHMDISGTRHKPYVIRSPRRRLAVEVQLHNKLENAYNSSLVLHYSRNLHFSSLSIRDDTQFKIECTALGSNSHSCNVSYPVFRSQSKVDFMLEFEFSCTSLHSRVQMKLNAASDSVEREDTLADNSVQLQSFVQYEPDLFVSSDSKLNRYEVHPSRTMSEAVGPEFYTNFKLQNLGCYAVNNMELRLNLPAVAAGDRVFMNVTEVFFHNATGVNCSVVSDLARLKGRQRDVRPLHPEDMLQNDILNCSRSWCVEVVCDVRQLLKGQEVLIRVSRRVQDEFFRKAKYKSVKVVGTYRLAAQESHLITLGAGAVWRETVLEVLKGRAIPISLWILIGSIIGGLLLLALIIFVLWKVRLNGFYPIRFKWFYITCRFCVLLIL
- the itga10 gene encoding integrin alpha-10 isoform X2: MEGGNLLYFLKFILLYQGLCHCFNIDVKNPHIFTGPEDALFGFSVLQHEDNGEKSMLVGAPWDGPSNNRRGDVYKCVVGEERTSNCSKMNLGETALQNVSRNLKNSHLGMTLTPDRPDGFLACAPLWSQECGTSVFSTGICASVSDDLKPRETIAPTAQRCSTYMDIVIVLDGSNSIYPWYEVQNFLSNILSKFHISPEQMQVGILQYGEVALHEWSLKDYQTTQEVVEAAKNISRQEGRETRTAYAIHMGCTEAFSAERGARDGATKVMIVVTDGESHDGEELPEALEECEKRNITRYAIAVLGHYIRRQQDPGTFIDEIKYIASDPDDKYFFNVTDEAALNDIVDALGDRIFTLEGTLGSNQSSFHMEMSQIGFSTHILDDGILFGMVGAYDWDGGVLKEGVNGRIMPPREAFESEFPLELKNHAAYLGYTVSSVIVGDWRRLYVAGAPRFKHKGKVILFELSDDGDVDIVQALNGEQIGSYYGSEVCGLDIDQDGITDVLLVAAPMFLGSGNKEAGRVYIYTFNGEGVFVLNGTLKAVVRTQDARFGYAMAAAPDLNHDGFSDLLVGAPLEDDHRGAVYLYHGDNIYISHDYKQRIAAVDISPSLRYFGRGVSARLDMDGDELIDLAVGAQGSAVLLSSRSIVQVNVSLDFQPHSINVIQKTCQRGSRDSACLNATACFLAVSRSPGTQANSFALWITAMLDDRKLSARALFDDNSQRQTQMVVGVQTGHMLCYSLPFHVYDTADYIRPISFSLRYKINNTESGPVLDEAWPTTVKKFIPFFKDCGEDDVCTTDLVLNAHMDISGTRHKPYVIRSPRRRLAVEVQLHNKLENAYNSSLVLHYSRNLHFSSLSIRDDTQFKIECTALGSNSHSCNVSYPVFRSQSKVDFMLEFEFSCTSLHSRVQMKLNAASDSVEREDTLADNSVQLQSFVQYEPDLFVSSDSKLNRYEVHPSRTMSEAVGPEFYTNFKLQNLGCYAVNNMELRLNLPAVAAGDRVFMNVTEVFFHNATGVNCSVVSDLARLKGRQRDVRPLHPEDMLQNDILNCSRSWCVEVVCDVRQLLKGQEVLIRVSRRVQDEFFRKAKYKSVKVVGTYRLAAQESHLITLGAGAVWRETVLEVLKGRAIPISLWILIGSIIGGLLLLALIIFVLWKLGFFTRKQPEEEETQEE